Proteins from a genomic interval of Desulfovibrio litoralis DSM 11393:
- the glp gene encoding gephyrin-like molybdotransferase Glp, with the protein MKKTFFNVISVQACQNILETFPQLDFVEDDFKNILTCYLAEDLYASEDLPKLARSSMDGYAVKAQDVFGASESNPAYLEEVANIAIAQVPDFTLQSGECASIVTGGYLPLGADAVVMVEHTQNMGAGTIEIRRSLAPNDNIMLQGEDAKKGECILKQGTLLRPQELGFMAALGLMKAKVYKKPKVGILSTGDELVAAGQPLKVGQIRDVNSPALVALVNSIGAEAKELGIVPDNLNSLRSAVLDNLNSHDVLILSGGSSVGTHDYTVELLAGLPNSEILVQGVAMSPGKPLIVAKIVTSKGVKAIIGLPGQITSAQVVMHILILPFLRHLSGDLKAFKAENRLTRKAILARNVASRQGREDYVRVRFEQDSNALLAYPLQGKSGLVKTLVEAQGLLRIPAELEGFEQGSEHDIILL; encoded by the coding sequence ATGAAAAAAACTTTTTTTAATGTAATTTCAGTACAGGCATGTCAAAATATTTTGGAAACTTTTCCTCAACTTGATTTTGTTGAAGATGATTTTAAAAATATTTTAACTTGTTACTTGGCGGAAGACCTTTATGCGAGCGAAGATTTACCTAAACTTGCCCGTTCTTCGATGGACGGTTATGCGGTTAAGGCTCAAGATGTTTTTGGTGCAAGCGAGTCAAACCCGGCTTATTTAGAAGAGGTTGCAAATATTGCAATAGCTCAAGTGCCTGATTTTACATTACAGTCCGGTGAGTGTGCAAGTATTGTAACGGGCGGTTATTTGCCTCTTGGTGCTGATGCGGTTGTTATGGTTGAACATACCCAAAATATGGGGGCGGGAACTATTGAAATACGCCGTTCGCTCGCTCCAAACGATAACATAATGTTACAAGGTGAAGACGCTAAAAAAGGCGAATGTATTTTAAAACAGGGTACTTTGTTGCGTCCGCAGGAACTTGGTTTTATGGCTGCCCTTGGTTTAATGAAAGCGAAAGTTTATAAAAAACCAAAAGTGGGAATTTTATCCACGGGAGATGAGCTTGTTGCCGCAGGTCAACCACTTAAAGTAGGGCAAATCAGAGATGTAAATAGTCCGGCTTTGGTTGCGTTGGTTAACTCTATTGGAGCAGAAGCCAAAGAGCTTGGAATTGTGCCTGATAACCTTAACTCCTTACGTTCGGCTGTTTTAGATAACTTAAACTCGCATGATGTTTTGATTTTATCGGGAGGAAGTTCTGTTGGAACACATGACTATACGGTTGAGTTGCTTGCCGGTTTGCCAAATTCCGAAATTTTGGTGCAAGGTGTGGCGATGAGTCCGGGAAAACCCTTGATTGTTGCGAAAATCGTTACATCAAAAGGAGTCAAGGCTATTATTGGTTTACCCGGTCAAATTACTTCGGCGCAAGTAGTCATGCATATTTTAATTCTTCCTTTTTTACGCCATTTATCAGGAGATTTAAAGGCGTTTAAGGCTGAAAACAGGCTAACTCGTAAAGCTATTCTTGCAAGAAACGTTGCCTCTCGTCAAGGGAGAGAAGATTATGTTAGAGTGCGTTTTGAACAAGATTCAAACGCCTTGCTCGCTTATCCTCTTCAAGGAAAATCAGGTTTAGTCAAAACTTTAGTCGAAGCACAAGGCTTATTACGCATTCCTGCCGAACTTGAAGGGTTTGAGCAAGGTAGCGAACATGATATTATTTTGTTGTAA
- the cysK gene encoding cysteine synthase A, protein MAVYNNMLELIGKTPMVQINQLSKGLDQTKIFAKLEYYNPANSVKDRIALGMIEDAEKKGLLKPGDTIVEPTSGNTGIGLAFVASLKGYKLIIVMPEHMSNERKILMKGLGASLFLTPAEHGVNGAINKAIELTKAIPNAVMLDQFNNLSNSMTHYSTTAEEIWHDTEGKVDIFVSGAGTGGTISGIGLRLKELNPNIEIVAVEPAESAVLSGKGAGPHKIQGIGAGFIPSILDRSLLDDVIAVPSDMAIEYAKRLMLEEGILAGISSGANMFAALELARRYKDLHKTIVFIACDSAERYLSTELFAV, encoded by the coding sequence ATGGCTGTTTATAATAATATGCTTGAGCTTATTGGTAAAACACCTATGGTTCAGATTAATCAACTATCAAAAGGTCTTGATCAAACTAAGATATTTGCTAAGCTTGAATATTATAACCCGGCTAATTCCGTTAAAGATCGTATCGCACTTGGCATGATCGAAGACGCAGAAAAAAAAGGACTTTTAAAACCTGGTGATACAATAGTAGAACCGACAAGTGGTAATACCGGGATAGGGCTTGCTTTTGTTGCCTCTCTTAAAGGTTATAAGCTGATTATTGTTATGCCCGAACATATGAGTAATGAGCGTAAAATCTTAATGAAAGGGCTAGGAGCCTCTTTATTTTTGACTCCGGCGGAACATGGTGTCAATGGTGCTATTAATAAGGCGATAGAGCTGACTAAAGCGATACCTAATGCGGTTATGTTAGATCAATTTAATAATCTTTCCAATTCGATGACTCATTATTCAACCACCGCAGAGGAAATTTGGCATGATACCGAGGGAAAGGTTGATATATTTGTTAGCGGAGCAGGAACAGGCGGAACAATTAGCGGTATTGGTTTACGCTTAAAAGAGCTTAACCCCAATATAGAAATAGTTGCTGTTGAACCTGCGGAATCTGCTGTTTTATCAGGCAAAGGAGCAGGACCTCATAAAATTCAAGGTATAGGTGCGGGGTTTATTCCAAGTATTCTTGACCGTTCCTTGCTTGATGATGTTATTGCCGTGCCGAGTGATATGGCTATTGAATATGCCAAACGGCTTATGTTGGAAGAAGGAATTTTAGCGGGAATTTCAAGCGGAGCCAATATGTTTGCGGCTTTAGAGTTAGCTAGACGCTATAAAGATTTACATAAAACAATTGTGTTTATTGCTTGTGATTCCGCAGAACGTTATTTATCCACTGAGCTATTTGCGGTGTAA
- a CDS encoding precorrin-8X methylmutase — MMKFQPFTTPSSIEEASFAIIDSEVNPKPFQGAAWEIARRLIHSTADFDILNHLELPDLAIKAGINALKSACIIYTDTEMAKVGMSRFRLDRLNVKVESILSLPQVVERAKELNSTRSCAAVELAWQKTQIEKNQNVIWAIGNAPTALIRLVELINETSEDNLPRLIIGLPVGFVNASESKEFLCKQNKVPYLTLKGRKGGSTLAAATVNALAELALRG; from the coding sequence ATGATGAAATTTCAACCATTTACCACTCCAAGTTCTATAGAAGAAGCTTCTTTTGCCATTATTGACTCTGAAGTAAACCCAAAACCTTTCCAGGGTGCGGCATGGGAAATAGCCAGAAGGCTTATACACAGCACGGCTGATTTTGATATTTTGAACCACTTGGAATTGCCTGATCTTGCGATTAAAGCGGGAATTAACGCTTTGAAAAGTGCTTGTATCATTTATACCGATACAGAAATGGCAAAGGTTGGTATGTCTCGCTTTCGCCTTGATCGCCTAAATGTTAAAGTTGAGTCAATTTTATCTTTGCCTCAGGTGGTTGAAAGAGCGAAAGAGTTAAACTCTACTCGTTCTTGTGCGGCGGTTGAGCTTGCTTGGCAAAAAACACAGATTGAAAAAAATCAAAATGTTATTTGGGCAATAGGTAACGCACCGACAGCTTTAATTCGTCTTGTTGAGCTTATTAACGAAACGTCGGAAGATAATTTGCCTCGTTTAATTATTGGCTTGCCCGTGGGGTTTGTTAACGCTTCTGAATCAAAAGAGTTTTTATGCAAACAAAATAAAGTTCCCTATTTAACGCTTAAAGGACGCAAAGGGGGATCGACGCTTGCAGCTGCAACGGTAAATGCACTTGCCGAACTTGCACTAAGAGGTTAA
- a CDS encoding cobyrinate a,c-diamide synthase gives MNVSQKACGSNSDFFSGFMIAGTSTNSGKTSLVLAFMTALKRRNFQLFGFKSGPDYIDPLLHYFASANLSYNLDTCLMSEDSCRQVFYSERTQTKIADNLFSGLIPFQRKPENQTQKLGSVHIVEAAMGLFDGVYGGAKSSSSPRGSAGFLAKILNIPIVLVVDAASYAHSIAAMVQGFVNFDPELNFLGVIVNKVASLKHKELIREAFEVYCPHIPLLALIPKESKLELKSRYLGLNFEAVAEESYFDLLADRLEAHLEINLIDFVQSLPRFKYTQNLDEKDDRAKTSLSCLGSKPVEKIHKDKVRIGIAADKAFCFHYALNYQALMKAGAELEFFSPLNDKNIPHNLDALLLGGGYTEEHAKDLSCNINMLHSINEALNNGVSVWAEGGGFIYLGKGLYIQGKDFFSFADYFPLSFSFEQKRQGLGYVNAEFKNSTLVAQKNSCLSGHLFHYSKVLETEFPLGFIPLYALTNYNGTQVEEKKIVACVKSGTYNAGGFMHLMCNEKDNIAENFVQLCKKTDVF, from the coding sequence ATGAATGTTTCACAAAAAGCCTGTGGATCAAATTCGGATTTTTTTTCGGGTTTTATGATAGCAGGCACAAGCACAAACAGTGGCAAGACAAGCTTGGTCTTGGCGTTTATGACGGCCTTAAAGCGTCGAAATTTTCAACTGTTTGGTTTTAAGTCTGGTCCTGATTATATTGATCCGCTTTTACATTATTTTGCCTCGGCTAATTTAAGCTATAATTTGGACACTTGTTTAATGTCTGAAGATAGTTGCAGGCAGGTATTTTATTCAGAAAGAACGCAAACAAAGATTGCAGATAACTTGTTTTCCGGACTTATTCCTTTTCAAAGAAAACCTGAAAACCAAACGCAAAAGCTTGGTTCCGTACATATTGTTGAAGCGGCAATGGGTTTGTTTGACGGTGTTTATGGTGGTGCAAAGTCTTCTTCCTCTCCAAGAGGGTCGGCGGGTTTTTTAGCGAAAATCCTTAATATTCCTATTGTTTTGGTAGTTGATGCAGCCTCGTATGCACATTCGATAGCAGCAATGGTTCAAGGTTTTGTCAACTTTGACCCCGAATTGAACTTTTTAGGGGTGATTGTCAATAAAGTTGCAAGCTTAAAACATAAAGAACTGATTCGAGAAGCTTTTGAGGTTTATTGTCCGCATATTCCGTTATTGGCTCTTATTCCTAAAGAGTCAAAGCTTGAACTTAAATCTCGATATTTAGGGTTAAATTTTGAAGCTGTTGCGGAAGAAAGTTACTTTGATTTATTAGCTGATAGGCTTGAAGCACACTTAGAAATTAATCTTATTGATTTTGTTCAATCTTTACCTCGGTTTAAATATACTCAAAACTTAGATGAAAAAGATGATAGAGCCAAAACTTCTTTGTCTTGTCTTGGTTCAAAGCCTGTGGAAAAAATTCATAAAGATAAAGTGAGAATAGGAATAGCCGCAGACAAGGCATTTTGTTTCCATTATGCTTTAAATTATCAGGCTTTAATGAAAGCAGGGGCAGAGTTGGAATTTTTTTCTCCGCTCAATGATAAAAACATTCCTCATAACCTTGATGCCCTGTTACTTGGTGGTGGTTATACCGAAGAGCATGCAAAAGATTTAAGCTGTAATATAAATATGTTACACAGTATTAACGAGGCGTTAAATAACGGCGTTTCTGTTTGGGCAGAAGGCGGCGGATTTATTTATTTGGGAAAAGGTCTTTATATTCAAGGCAAAGATTTTTTTTCGTTCGCCGATTATTTCCCATTAAGTTTTTCTTTTGAACAAAAGCGTCAGGGGCTTGGCTATGTAAACGCCGAGTTTAAAAATTCCACTCTTGTTGCTCAAAAAAATAGCTGTTTAAGCGGACACTTGTTTCATTATTCCAAAGTTTTGGAAACTGAGTTTCCACTTGGTTTTATACCTCTATATGCTTTAACAAATTATAACGGAACTCAAGTAGAAGAAAAAAAGATTGTAGCTTGTGTTAAAAGCGGAACGTATAATGCAGGTGGTTTTATGCACTTAATGTGTAATGAAAAAGACAATATTGCGGAAAATTTTGTGCAATTGTGTAAAAAAACTGATGTTTTTTAA
- a CDS encoding S24 family peptidase, producing MQYINISKKELGSHKSNLFESMNCVELVDKAISVVGGIKEFANLIKVSERTIYAWKKGSRHPKRLNMITIYDILQRHVGGKDKKRTQPSDKNKNISNSYFGFDADNHKEKYMPSVEKSSTVPIENHLLQLNGEHISKVECPFNLGWIQQACFNLDALCLFSVFGRSMSPVFSPGDTCLVDMQDVELIDDKVYLLKVKDSLYLRRFFQTPKSLLFRSDCRDFDYQDISLKMQTKDQDWEIVGRVVWVIKKI from the coding sequence ATGCAGTATATTAATATCAGCAAAAAAGAGCTTGGTTCTCATAAAAGTAACTTGTTTGAGAGTATGAATTGTGTGGAGTTGGTAGATAAGGCAATCAGTGTTGTCGGCGGAATAAAAGAGTTTGCCAACTTGATTAAGGTAAGCGAGCGTACTATTTATGCTTGGAAAAAAGGTAGCCGACACCCTAAACGCTTAAACATGATAACAATTTATGATATTTTACAACGCCACGTTGGTGGAAAAGACAAAAAAAGAACACAGCCATCAGATAAAAATAAAAATATATCAAACTCTTACTTTGGATTTGACGCTGACAATCATAAAGAAAAATATATGCCGAGTGTAGAAAAAAGTTCGACTGTACCAATTGAAAATCATCTTTTACAACTTAATGGTGAGCATATTTCAAAAGTTGAATGTCCTTTTAATCTTGGTTGGATACAGCAAGCTTGTTTTAATCTTGATGCGTTATGTTTGTTTTCTGTTTTTGGACGGTCTATGTCTCCGGTATTTAGTCCGGGAGATACCTGTCTTGTTGATATGCAAGATGTTGAATTAATTGATGATAAAGTTTATTTACTAAAGGTGAAAGATTCTTTATACTTAAGGCGTTTCTTCCAGACTCCTAAAAGTTTATTGTTTAGAAGTGATTGCAGAGACTTTGATTATCAAGATATTAGTCTTAAAATGCAGACCAAAGACCAAGACTGGGAAATTGTTGGAAGAGTTGTTTGGGTAATCAAAAAAATTTAA
- a CDS encoding ABC transporter permease, whose protein sequence is MTYSETFIKAFTLIFSLEPETASAIIATLFSSSLAMLICTLLGLPLGFLLGFYNFKAKRTVKALVNTLLSFPTVVTGLIVYMLLSNAGPLAALNLLFTVYGVSIGLAILGLPLIVSLTANAVETADSRLRLTILTLGANPTQTLFTYIWELRFNLTMVLIATFGRLISEVGIAMMVGGNIKWHTRTMTTAIALETGKGDFATALALGIVLLFIALIINIAISLLQLKDKEQIKI, encoded by the coding sequence ATGACCTACAGCGAAACTTTTATAAAAGCTTTTACCTTAATTTTTAGCCTCGAACCCGAAACAGCCTCGGCTATTATAGCCACGTTGTTTAGCTCTTCTTTGGCTATGCTGATTTGTACTTTATTGGGTTTACCCTTGGGCTTTTTGTTGGGTTTTTATAATTTTAAAGCTAAAAGAACCGTAAAAGCCTTGGTCAATACTTTATTGTCTTTTCCTACCGTTGTAACCGGTTTAATTGTATATATGCTTTTATCAAACGCCGGTCCGCTTGCTGCCTTAAATCTTCTTTTTACAGTATACGGAGTCAGTATAGGCTTAGCTATTTTAGGGTTGCCACTTATAGTTTCTTTAACCGCAAACGCCGTTGAAACTGCCGATTCTCGGCTACGTCTTACAATTTTAACATTAGGGGCAAACCCGACACAAACCCTTTTTACTTATATTTGGGAGTTACGTTTTAATTTAACTATGGTTCTTATTGCTACCTTCGGAAGGCTCATTTCCGAAGTAGGAATAGCCATGATGGTCGGTGGAAATATCAAGTGGCACACCCGAACAATGACTACAGCTATCGCCTTGGAAACGGGAAAGGGCGATTTCGCCACGGCTTTGGCACTTGGAATTGTTTTATTATTCATCGCTCTAATTATCAATATTGCCATATCGCTATTACAACTTAAAGATAAAGAACAAATAAAAATATAA
- a CDS encoding insulinase family protein, whose product MNTHGFELIFERKVPEINSLARLWKHKKSGAELLSLQNSDENKVFGVTFRTPPKDSTGVPHILEHSVLCGSKKYPVKEPFVELLKGSLQTFLNAFTYPDKTCYPVASTNLADFYNLVDVYLDAVFYPRISEDIFKQEGWHLEVDEKTKDLSYKGVVYNEMKGVFSSPDSLLSRQAQQALFPDTPYGVESGGDPENIPDLTYKQFKEFHESYYHPSNARFYFWGDDNEDKRLELLDNLLKEFNIQSVDSHIPLQKHFKTPRLIESSYAVEPDNADNNKAFVSMNWLLANTSNLELNFALRMLEHILLGLPASPLRKALLESGLGEDVIDDGLETELRQLCFSVGLKGIDPNKASEVELLIMDTLAELAEEGINTQAIEAAFNTIEFSLREKNTGRFPVGLAVMLQSLTNWLYDQDPLAPLEYEQHLNKIKQKLNSDPRYFEGLIKEYFLENNHYATVLLLPDTEYLKRVQEKEEKRLKKIAEKLKSQDLEKVAKDAEHLKILQETPDNEADLAKIPRLSVADLPLKNKEIVIQSQNDSNIELYFHPQPSSGIVYLNIAFKLNGVKAEQIPLLTILGRALTEMGTKKRSFLDFNLDIASKTGGINAGASFFTNLNNKAQQPYFIVSGKATLTHVKELYALIEELLTEPNFDDAELLGRMLLEEKAKEEHSLIPSGHIAVLNRVKAGLSTQGWLEDQASGLSYLFKLRQMTNNNPTSLVNSLKELLQTILKTPGMAINITAEAEQKDKLTTITREFIANLPKTKQNLTLDNWTSEQLPTQEALLVPAQVNYVAKGFDLFKLGYKYHGSMQVILKHLRTSWLWEKVRVQGGAYGAFCTFDRANGVFAQASYRDPNVPNTINVFDASAEYLASLKLSQDDLAKSIIGAIGELDTYLLPDAKGYSSFIRTLTGDNNSLRQQMRDEILSTTSKDFNALGEIMKSVKTSHTVALGGEEVKKLATAQNWIQTKVL is encoded by the coding sequence ATGAATACACATGGTTTTGAGCTTATTTTTGAACGCAAAGTTCCTGAAATAAACAGTCTTGCTCGTTTATGGAAACATAAAAAAAGCGGAGCTGAATTACTCTCTCTACAAAATAGTGATGAAAACAAAGTTTTTGGCGTTACCTTTAGAACACCGCCAAAAGATAGTACCGGAGTACCACATATTTTGGAACACTCTGTTTTATGTGGCTCAAAAAAATATCCGGTTAAAGAACCTTTTGTCGAATTGTTAAAAGGTTCTTTACAAACTTTTTTAAACGCTTTTACTTACCCCGATAAAACTTGTTATCCTGTTGCTTCTACAAACCTTGCTGATTTTTACAATCTGGTTGATGTATATTTAGACGCTGTTTTTTATCCTCGCATCAGCGAAGATATTTTTAAACAAGAAGGTTGGCATTTGGAAGTAGACGAAAAAACCAAAGATCTTTCATATAAAGGCGTTGTTTATAACGAAATGAAGGGCGTTTTTTCTTCTCCTGATAGCTTGCTTTCTCGTCAGGCCCAACAAGCCCTTTTCCCCGATACGCCTTATGGAGTTGAATCTGGCGGAGACCCTGAAAATATTCCCGACTTAACTTATAAACAATTTAAAGAATTTCACGAAAGTTATTATCACCCAAGTAACGCTCGCTTTTATTTTTGGGGTGATGATAACGAAGATAAACGTTTGGAACTGCTTGATAATCTTTTAAAAGAATTCAATATTCAAAGCGTTGACTCTCATATTCCGCTACAAAAGCACTTTAAAACGCCTCGTTTAATCGAATCTTCTTATGCTGTTGAACCAGATAACGCAGACAACAACAAAGCCTTTGTCTCAATGAACTGGCTTTTAGCAAACACTAGCAACTTGGAACTTAATTTTGCCTTAAGAATGTTAGAACATATTTTGCTCGGCCTGCCCGCTTCTCCTCTCAGAAAAGCCTTGTTGGAATCAGGTTTGGGTGAAGATGTAATTGATGACGGTTTGGAAACCGAACTGCGTCAACTTTGTTTTTCGGTGGGCTTAAAAGGTATAGATCCAAACAAAGCCTCCGAGGTCGAACTTTTAATTATGGACACCTTAGCCGAACTCGCCGAAGAAGGAATAAACACACAAGCCATAGAAGCCGCTTTTAATACTATAGAATTTTCTTTGCGAGAAAAAAACACAGGGCGTTTCCCCGTTGGTTTAGCCGTTATGTTACAAAGCTTAACTAATTGGCTTTATGACCAAGACCCGCTCGCTCCTTTGGAATATGAACAACATCTAAATAAAATCAAACAGAAACTAAACAGTGATCCTCGTTATTTTGAAGGGCTTATTAAAGAGTATTTTTTAGAAAACAATCATTATGCTACTGTTTTACTCTTGCCTGATACAGAATATCTAAAACGTGTTCAGGAAAAAGAAGAAAAACGCTTAAAAAAAATAGCGGAAAAACTTAAAAGCCAAGACCTGGAAAAAGTTGCCAAAGACGCCGAACACCTGAAAATACTACAGGAAACACCGGATAACGAAGCCGATCTGGCGAAAATACCAAGATTGAGCGTAGCCGACCTTCCTTTAAAAAACAAAGAAATAGTTATTCAATCACAAAACGACAGTAACATAGAGCTTTACTTTCACCCACAACCAAGTTCAGGGATTGTCTACTTAAATATCGCTTTTAAGCTGAACGGCGTTAAAGCCGAACAAATTCCGCTTTTAACGATTTTAGGGCGGGCTTTAACCGAAATGGGAACAAAAAAACGCTCATTTTTAGACTTTAACCTTGATATAGCTTCAAAAACAGGCGGAATAAACGCCGGTGCAAGTTTCTTTACCAACTTAAACAACAAAGCACAGCAACCATATTTTATTGTTTCAGGCAAAGCAACTTTAACCCATGTTAAAGAACTCTACGCATTAATCGAAGAATTATTAACAGAACCAAACTTCGATGATGCCGAGTTGCTCGGGCGTATGCTCCTTGAAGAAAAAGCCAAAGAAGAACATTCCTTAATTCCATCAGGACATATCGCTGTTTTAAATAGAGTTAAAGCCGGATTAAGCACTCAAGGCTGGCTTGAAGACCAAGCCTCTGGTCTTAGCTATCTCTTTAAATTACGTCAGATGACCAACAATAACCCAACTAGCTTAGTCAATAGCTTAAAAGAATTATTACAAACTATCTTAAAAACACCGGGAATGGCGATAAACATCACCGCCGAAGCAGAACAAAAAGACAAACTTACAACAATCACAAGAGAGTTTATTGCCAACCTGCCAAAAACAAAGCAAAACTTGACGCTCGACAACTGGACAAGTGAACAGCTTCCGACTCAAGAAGCCCTGCTTGTTCCGGCTCAGGTAAATTATGTTGCCAAAGGTTTTGATTTATTTAAACTGGGCTATAAATATCACGGTTCAATGCAGGTTATTCTTAAACACCTGCGTACTTCATGGCTTTGGGAAAAAGTCAGGGTGCAAGGCGGTGCTTACGGTGCGTTTTGTACTTTTGACAGGGCTAACGGAGTTTTTGCTCAGGCCTCATATAGAGACCCTAACGTACCGAATACAATAAACGTTTTTGATGCATCAGCGGAATATTTAGCAAGCTTAAAACTTAGCCAAGACGATTTGGCAAAGAGTATTATTGGTGCAATTGGCGAACTTGATACTTATCTTTTGCCCGATGCCAAAGGTTACAGCTCTTTTATCCGCACATTAACAGGCGATAATAACAGTTTAAGACAACAAATGCGTGATGAAATACTCTCTACGACCAGTAAAGACTTTAACGCATTAGGCGAAATCATGAAAAGCGTAAAGACAAGTCATACGGTTGCCCTTGGCGGAGAAGAAGTAAAAAAACTTGCCACGGCTCAAAACTGGATTCAAACCAAGGTCTTATAA
- a CDS encoding HAD family hydrolase: MSIKAIIFDCDGVITESVEAKTEAFAILSKRWGEKASKALLDYHHLHGGVSRLKKLEWLFKEVLKQEITQAELNSLAEEFAQISLTQVLNSKFVPGFEKVLDYFYGKIPLYVASGAPHNELGQVLKHKGIYDKFVSVLGSPPDKATLLGNIVKQSGLLPQDCLMVGDSQTDLDAANIVGTLFYGRGLHFKAQNQVCAEDLSGLIEFVECIK; this comes from the coding sequence ATGAGCATTAAAGCAATAATCTTTGATTGTGATGGTGTGATAACAGAAAGCGTTGAGGCTAAAACAGAGGCTTTTGCCATTTTATCAAAACGTTGGGGCGAAAAAGCCTCAAAGGCTCTTTTAGACTATCATCATTTACACGGAGGAGTCAGCCGTTTAAAGAAACTTGAATGGCTTTTTAAAGAAGTTTTAAAACAAGAAATTACTCAAGCCGAGTTGAATAGTTTGGCGGAGGAATTTGCTCAAATTTCCTTAACTCAAGTTTTAAATTCTAAGTTTGTTCCCGGTTTTGAAAAAGTTTTAGACTATTTTTATGGAAAAATTCCGCTTTATGTTGCCTCAGGGGCTCCTCATAATGAGCTTGGTCAGGTTTTAAAACATAAAGGCATTTATGATAAATTTGTTAGTGTCTTGGGTTCTCCGCCCGATAAAGCGACCTTGCTTGGCAATATTGTTAAACAAAGCGGTTTGTTGCCTCAAGATTGTTTAATGGTTGGAGACAGCCAAACTGACCTTGATGCCGCAAATATAGTCGGAACTCTTTTTTATGGAAGAGGGTTACACTTTAAAGCTCAAAACCAAGTTTGTGCTGAAGACTTAAGCGGTTTGATAGAGTTTGTTGAGTGTATAAAGTAG
- a CDS encoding phosphoglycerate dehydrogenase, translating into MQVGITTSSFAQYDNKPLELLKNNNLKIVLNPHGRELSEDEAIELLKDCVGVAAGTEPLNARVLEALPKLKVISRCGVGMDSVDIKKAEQLGIVVKSTPDAPTRAVVELTLGLALDLFRQVSFMDRELRAGVWKKRMGSLLEGKKLGIIGYGRIGRAVGAAFKPLGVEVAFYDPFVKDDSSYKELNALLAWSDIITLHCSKGKSGVPVLGVNEFKHIKTGAYIINCARGGLIDEVELCKQLKDGKISGAALDVYSSEPYKGPLTELNNVILLPHVGSYAKETRINMENQTINNLISGLKEQGLL; encoded by the coding sequence ATGCAGGTTGGAATAACAACGTCATCTTTTGCCCAATATGACAATAAGCCTTTGGAATTATTAAAAAATAACAATTTAAAAATAGTTTTAAATCCTCATGGTCGCGAACTTAGCGAAGATGAAGCTATTGAATTGTTAAAAGATTGTGTTGGGGTTGCCGCAGGAACAGAACCTCTTAACGCCAGAGTTTTAGAGGCGTTGCCAAAGCTTAAAGTTATCTCGCGTTGTGGTGTGGGAATGGACAGCGTAGATATTAAAAAAGCAGAACAGCTTGGCATTGTTGTAAAAAGTACGCCTGATGCTCCGACTCGTGCGGTGGTTGAATTAACCTTAGGCTTAGCTCTTGATTTGTTTAGACAAGTCTCATTTATGGATAGAGAGTTAAGAGCGGGAGTTTGGAAAAAGCGTATGGGAAGCCTTTTGGAAGGCAAAAAACTTGGTATTATCGGATATGGCAGAATCGGGCGTGCTGTTGGAGCGGCGTTTAAACCCTTGGGCGTTGAAGTTGCTTTTTATGATCCTTTTGTTAAAGACGATAGTTCTTATAAAGAGTTAAATGCCTTGCTTGCTTGGTCTGATATCATTACCTTACATTGTTCTAAGGGTAAAAGCGGCGTTCCTGTTTTGGGCGTTAACGAGTTTAAACATATTAAAACAGGTGCTTATATAATTAACTGTGCTCGTGGTGGTTTAATCGACGAAGTAGAATTATGTAAACAGCTTAAAGACGGAAAAATCTCCGGTGCGGCGTTAGATGTTTATTCTTCCGAGCCTTATAAAGGGCCTCTGACCGAGTTAAATAACGTAATCTTATTGCCGCATGTTGGTTCTTATGCCAAAGAAACTCGTATTAATATGGAAAATCAAACCATAAATAATTTAATCAGCGGACTCAAAGAACAAGGACTTTTATAA